A window of Pullulanibacillus sp. KACC 23026 genomic DNA:
TCATCCAAATAACGATCCAACACACTATCAGAATTGAATCGATAATAATCAAGCGTTATTCCTTGGAAAGCTGTTCGATCTGGATTATTTTTATCAAGATGTTCACTTAATAAATTGGGTAAGACTATTTCATCCCAATCATAAAAGGTATGACCCCAAAAACGAGTATTCCAGGCTTTGTTCACTGCTTTCAGTGTTCCATACTTTTTTTCGAGCCATATTCGAAAAGCTGCTTCACAATTCTCACAATAACATTGGCAGCCCATCTCATTATTGACATGCCAAATGGAGACCGCTGGATGATTGCCGTATCGATCAACTAGCCGTGAAACTAATTCTTTAGCAAATTGTTGATAAGACGGACTGTTAGGACAGCTATTATGTCGAAATCCAAATTTTCTTTTTCTACCTTCAAAATCAACTGATAGCACATCAGGATATTTTTTTGCCATCCATGCGGGATGATTGGCTGTCCCCGTCGCCAAACATATTGAAATACCATTTTGATAGAGGTGGTCAATAACTTTATCCAGCCATTCAAAATTATAAGTGGTCTCATCGGATTGAATAAGCGACCAAGTAAAAACATTTATGGTCACAATATTGATTTTTGCAAGTTTAAACAGCCGTAAATCTTCTTCCCAAACCTCTTCTGTCCATTGTTCTGGATTATAATCTCCCCCGTAATAAAAACGAGGGAGTTTCGTATTAATCATTTGATCAACCTTCTCCTTCTAAATTATTAATTTCACTCTCTATTAAAGTTACCGGACCATATAATCCACCAGCAGCAAATTGCTGAGGCGTACCTGTTCCTTTATTCTCATTCCAGTAAAGGGGTTCGCCTCCAATTACATGACTTGGCCGGCCGATCTCATAATGCGTTCCTAAAGTATTCGTGACACGAATTCTAAGTTGATGTTCTCCTTGCTTCAATTCACCTAATTCATAAACATATGGTCTCCAGACACGAATTCCTGCTTTTGTATTATCAACCCAAACTTCAGCAGTGCCTCTTATATGACCTAAGTCAAGAATAAACGGTCCTGATTGATCTAATTTGAAGATTTTTAAATAGTCGATCGCACCACTATGATGAGGTAAATGCAAAACCGTTCTCCAATCCCCTAATTGCCCTTCCATAGAGGCAGTTTCAAAACGAATAGGTGCAGCCAAAACATCAGCTTCTGAGAAAGGCCCATTTGGTTCAACACGAATGGCGGCAATGGTACCTGCAGGTTGTGGTAAAAACTCAGATATCCCTTTATGCACAGCTACCTCTTCGCTATTGATCCAAATCCGTGTTTCACCTAATGCTTCAATCTTTAGTTTTTTCGTACCAATCGGGAGTGGGAATCTTAACCAAACTGGATCCCCGAGCTTTTCAGGATTGGGACTAAAAGGTAAAGGCTTTGGGTCGGGAATGGACTCTGGCATTAACCAACCAACATTAGGTAATGGGTGGGGACGTGAAGTGATCCATAATGATTCTGTTTCAGCAAATTGTAAAACGGCTTCATGAAGAATTTGAGCCTGATGCCCGGCTTCATCCTTCCAATCGTCTCCTGTACAGAAGGAATCAGAATGACCATCAAAATATTCAATCAAGCCATCTGCAAATACTTCTCCTTCTCCCTCAGGAAGTTGGAATTCAATTCTATTAGTCCCTTCTTTCCACACCGCTGTCACATCTACTTCTTCTTGCCCTTGCCTAATATAAGGATTGAAATCCCCATGTTCCGTTACTTTATTCCCATTTACATAAAGCGCAACCCGCCCTCGTGCAGCAAAAACAAGCCGTACTTTTTCGACGTTTGATTGTTCATCCGTTACAATGTCCTTAACCAATCTTGTTTGACTATTGGGGCTAGAAGAAAATATCCATTTTGGCAAAGATATTTTTTCCTCAAGATTAACCTCCACACCCACTCGAATAAGACCTTTCACAATGGCCTTTGCTTTTAAAACTAATTCATTAGGACCTTCCTTGAGCTTGATCCAGGCGGTTTGCTCTTCTGGACCTCCTTCAAACTGAATGTCACTCCCATTTATAGAGCCTTTAATTTTGGCATTACTTTCTAACCTAATCCAATGATCACCTTCACAATCAGCAAGGACATTAGTTTTAGCAGTCACCCATTCCCCTTGCTCTACTTCACCCAAATTAAGAAATCTTCTCGGAATTCTTCCCATTCTTCCAGCCCATGTTCTAAATTTCATGTCTCCAAAAGTCGTACTGTAAACCACTGGCCAAGCTTTGCTTGGATTAAATTCATTCCCAGGACTAGCTAACCAATAAGCCGATTCACTCCATAACCGTTTAATCCAAGTTGAATCATCAAGCTCTGATTTGTGCCAATCGGAACGGATGCCATCATTTGAAGTTGTTTCTTGATTAACTTTAACCAAACGCCTCTCAATTGGCATAAAAGTGTGCGTACCATGCAGATCAAAATCACCATAACGATTATCAAGAGTTGAGAGCGCTCTTATTTTCCACTTATCTTGTGATAAAACAGTTCGCTTCCCGGATTCTAATCTTTGATGAAGCATCTCTTGTTTTAAAGGCTTCGTTTGATCCTTTGATTTAATAGCGCTTATATCCGTTTTCTTACATACAATTAAAGCAGCCGGCCAAGCCGTAAATGGAACGTTTAACTCGATCCATTCCCCGACTCTCTTATAAGCTAGTCGTTCAATCTTGCCATTTGTTGGGTCCCAAAGTTCCGGAATACCTTCAGATTTCAAACGATAACTCGTATGGGTTTGTAAAGTTTGACCGGGTTCAGCTGGATAATGCATTTTAAGTAAATGCCCCTCATCGGGGAGCAGTAAGAAAACATCGGCTTCATCCGTTTGACGCTGAAGTGATGCTCCTTTTCCTTCCACTCTTTTTGGGAGCTTCCTATCAATGATTTCTACCGCTTCGTCAGCTTGTTCAACATAGTAAACGCCTTCAATTGTTTGCAGAACCTGTGGAACCTCCACACCAATGACAAGTCCCCCATTTTTAATCCAGGCTTCCAATTTTCTTTTTGCCTGTTCAGACATTATGGTCGTTCCCGAAAGCAACAAAGCAGAAAAGGATTCCTCTTCAACTATAAGTTGATGTCCTTTGATTACCGCCTTTTCGATTACTGAATCATCCATCACGTCAAAATCACGTTTAGCGGTTCGAATAGGTCCTTGAGAGGATTGTTCTTTTCGATTCCATCTGCCAGTTAAGTGTTTATAGACTCTTTCAATATGCTTCATATTCTCATTGGGCAGTCGATTGGCGATTGCCATTGGATGTTCTGAACTTTCCCCATCATTTAATGACATAAAACCCGTTGCCGCATATGAAGGATAGTGGATCCCAATATCCGCTACGTGATGCCCCTGACTAAGTAAGAAACAAACCCGACTTACTGTATCTGCAAATACTTGGTAATGTTCGTAATACGGTTGTCTCCAACCCGTATCCGGCGGTGCCCATTCCCACCATCCACCTCTTGTACTAAAATAAACCGCGTGCGGGCTATAGAGAGTAACGCCCGCTTGAAACCACGGAACAAGCCAATGCATGGTTTCTTCTAACGTGCCGCCCCAACCACTCGAATGAAAAGCTTCGAGCCATACTCTCTTCCCACCATTAAGATGTACCATAGAAGAGTGCGCCTTTGCCTCACCATCCATATCGGAGCCAGGTGAACTGTACCACCGATGGGTTCGGAAGTAGTCAAGATACAAACGTTGGGCACCATGAGGGTCTACCTTTCTTGCCGGCCCTGCTTGATCACAACTTATCAGCATGTTGTGCCGCTCATGCCATTCGGAAATAGGAATAAAAAATGATTGTTCTGCAAGTTCAGTTGCCAATTGATAAACACGTCTTCGAACTTCTCCAGCATGAGGAAGATCCTCAAATAGAGCGGGTAATAGAGGGAGAAGATCTTCATTAAACCGTTCTTGATAAATTTGGGGGATCTCTGCAGTCCATAACGGCAGCGGTGGAAGTTCATCTTGAAAGCTCCCCACAATGGTTTTGCCAAGGTCATGAGGGAATCTTTTTTCAAATTCACCGTGAACTTTATCTAATAACAGCTTTGTTGCCCGTGAATCAAGCCAATTAAACCCCTGCCTAACAGCGGCATAGACAAAATCATCGGTTTTTAGCAGCACTTCGGCCTCTATAGGAACCTCTCCTAATTCCATAAAACGACGCAACACATAACCGGCATAAGCTGGGTTTTCAGACACCATTCGCGCAGGGAAATTAGACCCTGAAAATCCAATCTGATCGTAAAACCAAAGGTTCATTCCGAGGCGTTCACATTCCCTTACAGCCACCTCAAACATGTCCCACCAGTCTTCAGTAAAATAAGCTGGGCGATCACTTACACTTCCATATTGTGGACCCGTTGGCGCAATGTTAATGATTCCAATATTCCTTAAACCACCTTTTCTAAACTTTTGAAGCTGCCAACGAACTCGTTCAGATGTCACTTCTTCTGCACTCCACCACCAAAAAGGAACAGGTCCAAAACGTGGATCAGCTTTAATAAATCCCTGCTTTAATTCCTCTAATTTCATATAACTCCTCACTTCCTTTTTCATTTTATCTGAAAACGTCCTCACCAATTAGTTAACAAGAAATAGGATTAAATTTAATGTTATAGCTAGTTAGCTAATACGAATAGTGATTATTTTTAACCGAAAGTCTTAATAAGGAACACCTTAATCTTAAATTTGCGAATAACGGATTAAATCGGACAATGTTATGATTGCTTTAGTTATTAAAGGAGATGGGATAATTGAAGATAAAAGAGCTATTTGTGGATTATCAATATGAGCCTTTAGGTCTCGATGAAAGGACGCCATCATTTAGTTGGTGTTTTGAAGAGAGTTTGGAGAGAGCACTTTTTCAATCTGCGTACAGAATCATAGTCACAGAAGACAAACCTGATCAAGATGATCGGATGGTCTGGGA
This region includes:
- a CDS encoding glycosyl hydrolase — its product is MKLEELKQGFIKADPRFGPVPFWWWSAEEVTSERVRWQLQKFRKGGLRNIGIINIAPTGPQYGSVSDRPAYFTEDWWDMFEVAVRECERLGMNLWFYDQIGFSGSNFPARMVSENPAYAGYVLRRFMELGEVPIEAEVLLKTDDFVYAAVRQGFNWLDSRATKLLLDKVHGEFEKRFPHDLGKTIVGSFQDELPPLPLWTAEIPQIYQERFNEDLLPLLPALFEDLPHAGEVRRRVYQLATELAEQSFFIPISEWHERHNMLISCDQAGPARKVDPHGAQRLYLDYFRTHRWYSSPGSDMDGEAKAHSSMVHLNGGKRVWLEAFHSSGWGGTLEETMHWLVPWFQAGVTLYSPHAVYFSTRGGWWEWAPPDTGWRQPYYEHYQVFADTVSRVCFLLSQGHHVADIGIHYPSYAATGFMSLNDGESSEHPMAIANRLPNENMKHIERVYKHLTGRWNRKEQSSQGPIRTAKRDFDVMDDSVIEKAVIKGHQLIVEEESFSALLLSGTTIMSEQAKRKLEAWIKNGGLVIGVEVPQVLQTIEGVYYVEQADEAVEIIDRKLPKRVEGKGASLQRQTDEADVFLLLPDEGHLLKMHYPAEPGQTLQTHTSYRLKSEGIPELWDPTNGKIERLAYKRVGEWIELNVPFTAWPAALIVCKKTDISAIKSKDQTKPLKQEMLHQRLESGKRTVLSQDKWKIRALSTLDNRYGDFDLHGTHTFMPIERRLVKVNQETTSNDGIRSDWHKSELDDSTWIKRLWSESAYWLASPGNEFNPSKAWPVVYSTTFGDMKFRTWAGRMGRIPRRFLNLGEVEQGEWVTAKTNVLADCEGDHWIRLESNAKIKGSINGSDIQFEGGPEEQTAWIKLKEGPNELVLKAKAIVKGLIRVGVEVNLEEKISLPKWIFSSSPNSQTRLVKDIVTDEQSNVEKVRLVFAARGRVALYVNGNKVTEHGDFNPYIRQGQEEVDVTAVWKEGTNRIEFQLPEGEGEVFADGLIEYFDGHSDSFCTGDDWKDEAGHQAQILHEAVLQFAETESLWITSRPHPLPNVGWLMPESIPDPKPLPFSPNPEKLGDPVWLRFPLPIGTKKLKIEALGETRIWINSEEVAVHKGISEFLPQPAGTIAAIRVEPNGPFSEADVLAAPIRFETASMEGQLGDWRTVLHLPHHSGAIDYLKIFKLDQSGPFILDLGHIRGTAEVWVDNTKAGIRVWRPYVYELGELKQGEHQLRIRVTNTLGTHYEIGRPSHVIGGEPLYWNENKGTGTPQQFAAGGLYGPVTLIESEINNLEGEG